Proteins from a single region of Labedella gwakjiensis:
- the glp gene encoding gephyrin-like molybdotransferase Glp, protein MPTFPRRSVEQHADHIERLLAGALDTGEETMPIDEAAGRVTAARVVSPVDLPLFRNSQMDGFAVIAADIADAPVSLPVVGEIAARPVDPGVLQPGTTVRIMTGAIVPEGADAVVPVEDTTPGDDSEDAETVRIGRPRAVGEYVRERGSDVRAGDELLPAGLRLASRHLAVLAASGMTTVSVRRRVRVAIVTTGAELVAPGTDPVRGQVFDSNGTALAAATRATGAEVVVRERVADDVDDFRRALATATAQADVVLTSGGISMGDYEVVRESLEPLGAEVGSVAMQPGGPQATATVDGTPVVCFPGNPVSTQLSFEVFVAPLLRRAAGLPERTASTRPLTEDLRSVSGKRQFLRARFDGDGVTLVSGPGSHLVAGLAASDALVIVPEEAVELRAGDTVTVWAL, encoded by the coding sequence ATGCCGACCTTCCCCCGCCGCTCGGTCGAGCAGCACGCCGACCACATCGAGCGTCTTCTCGCCGGAGCGCTCGACACGGGTGAGGAGACGATGCCCATCGATGAGGCGGCCGGTCGCGTGACCGCCGCACGCGTCGTCTCGCCCGTCGACCTCCCCCTCTTCCGGAATTCGCAGATGGACGGCTTCGCGGTGATCGCTGCCGACATCGCCGACGCCCCCGTGTCGCTGCCCGTGGTCGGTGAGATCGCCGCTCGACCCGTCGATCCCGGTGTCCTGCAGCCCGGGACGACGGTGCGCATCATGACGGGCGCTATCGTTCCCGAGGGAGCGGACGCCGTGGTGCCGGTCGAGGACACGACGCCCGGGGATGATTCCGAGGATGCGGAGACCGTCCGGATCGGGCGTCCGCGCGCCGTGGGCGAATACGTGCGCGAACGCGGGAGCGACGTCCGCGCAGGCGACGAACTGCTCCCGGCCGGACTCCGCCTGGCCTCTCGACACCTCGCCGTCCTCGCGGCGTCCGGCATGACGACGGTCTCGGTGCGGCGGCGCGTGCGGGTGGCGATCGTGACGACGGGCGCCGAACTCGTCGCCCCTGGCACGGATCCCGTCCGCGGTCAGGTGTTCGACTCCAACGGCACAGCGCTCGCGGCGGCGACACGAGCGACCGGGGCCGAGGTCGTCGTGCGCGAGCGCGTCGCGGACGACGTGGACGACTTCCGTCGGGCGCTCGCCACGGCGACCGCGCAGGCCGACGTCGTCCTCACCTCCGGCGGCATCTCGATGGGCGACTACGAGGTCGTCCGCGAGAGTCTCGAACCCCTCGGCGCCGAGGTCGGCTCCGTCGCGATGCAGCCGGGTGGTCCCCAGGCGACGGCGACGGTGGACGGCACGCCCGTGGTCTGCTTCCCCGGCAACCCCGTGAGCACGCAGCTGTCCTTCGAGGTCTTCGTCGCGCCGCTCCTCCGTCGCGCAGCCGGGCTGCCGGAGCGCACCGCGTCGACGAGACCCCTCACCGAGGATCTGCGCTCGGTGTCGGGCAAGCGCCAGTTCCTGCGGGCGCGGTTCGACGGCGACGGTGTGACCCTCGTCTCGGGCCCCGGCTCGCATCTCGTGGCCGGTCTCGCGGCCTCCGACGCCCTCGTGATCGTTCCGGAGGAGGCCGTCGAGTTGCGAGCTGGCGACACCGTCACCGTCTGGGCTCTCTAG
- a CDS encoding ThiF family adenylyltransferase translates to MPDSVRSARFARQIALPGFGLEGQERLGAARVLVIGAGGLGSTVIPTLAGAGVGTIGIIDDDRVETSNLHRQLVHGTADVGRAKVDSAADRVAAIAPDAVVVRHTERLSADNALHLFADYDLVLDGSDNFPTRYLANDAAALSDLPLVWGAVSQYGGQVGVAWASRGPQYRDLFPTPPPPGSVLSCAVGGVLPTTVGVVGSLMASEAIKIITGLGDPLVGRVTVFDGLAGTFRELAYAEDPEAEPVTGLIDYDAFCGVVADDSASADDADADTLSADDLAGLLPDVTLIDVREPWEAEIAAITGSVLLPLGELPERIGEIDDSRPVVLYCHHGIRSASALRILRDAGVAARHLDGGIDAWSRAVDPTIVRY, encoded by the coding sequence ATGCCCGATTCCGTTCGCTCGGCCCGCTTCGCCCGCCAGATCGCGCTCCCGGGGTTCGGGCTCGAGGGTCAGGAGCGCCTCGGAGCGGCTCGCGTCCTCGTCATCGGCGCCGGTGGACTCGGCAGCACCGTGATCCCCACGCTCGCGGGAGCCGGTGTCGGCACCATCGGCATCATCGACGACGACCGGGTGGAGACGAGCAACCTCCACCGACAGCTCGTGCACGGCACCGCCGACGTCGGACGGGCGAAGGTCGACTCGGCCGCCGACCGCGTCGCGGCGATCGCTCCGGATGCCGTCGTCGTCCGCCACACCGAACGGCTCTCCGCCGACAACGCGCTCCACCTCTTCGCCGACTACGACCTCGTGCTCGACGGCAGCGACAACTTCCCCACCCGCTACCTCGCCAACGATGCAGCCGCGCTGTCCGATCTGCCGCTCGTCTGGGGCGCCGTCTCGCAGTACGGCGGTCAGGTGGGCGTCGCGTGGGCGAGTCGAGGACCGCAGTACCGCGACCTCTTCCCCACGCCCCCTCCACCGGGCTCGGTGCTGTCGTGCGCCGTCGGGGGCGTGCTGCCGACCACCGTCGGCGTCGTCGGGTCCCTCATGGCGAGCGAGGCGATCAAGATCATCACGGGGCTCGGCGACCCCCTGGTCGGTCGCGTCACCGTCTTCGACGGCCTCGCGGGCACGTTCCGTGAGCTCGCCTATGCAGAGGACCCGGAGGCTGAACCGGTCACGGGCCTCATCGACTACGACGCCTTCTGCGGGGTCGTCGCCGATGACTCCGCGTCGGCCGACGACGCGGATGCGGACACCCTGAGCGCCGACGACCTCGCGGGCCTCCTCCCCGACGTGACGCTCATCGACGTGCGCGAGCCGTGGGAGGCGGAGATCGCCGCGATCACCGGGTCCGTTCTCCTGCCGCTCGGAGAGCTGCCCGAGCGGATCGGCGAGATCGACGACTCCCGTCCCGTGGTCCTGTACTGCCACCACGGCATCCGCTCGGCATCGGCGCTCCGAATCCTGCGGGACGCCGGTGTGGCGGCCCGCCATCTGGACGGCGGGATCGACGCCTGGTCCCGTGCCGTCGACCCGACCATCGTGAGGTACTGA